Proteins encoded by one window of Megachile rotundata isolate GNS110a chromosome 10, iyMegRotu1, whole genome shotgun sequence:
- the LOC100876485 gene encoding F-box/WD repeat-containing protein 9, with amino-acid sequence MCDEEQTFAEDETNQTDSQLSLLDLPVEIFLHICSFLDASTLVNTLGLVCKQFYEILNDNSLWKVRISQIWPNTGYPVLPPAEDDELFWKLSCVALEKQVSLWRNENSMEKLSLNNVQYSTIDGLLLMQNGNICISGARDRSLACWRLPTKENERENSTCIEFAHNGWIWDLTAIDNMVYSCSWDKTIKAWTLTDTGLVHFKTYEIIVTGALLCITSCPEIALFATGSFCRTVLVFDSRLGYKPIVKYRPHKRAVIRLAMNSDFILSASEDGTVSVWDQRAGRIMKHVTISQESFPMSMCMQRNMVYVGDGDAKLHVLDPTKDFEPVKCYTTEHKKGINGVHLTPGCLITSSMDKTVRINSPTDPPQHLTTLKSSYGVIASTDYLNEVLAISGTEGIEIWRPRSRIQCA; translated from the exons ATGTGCGATGAAGAACAAACTTTCGCCGAAGATGAAACCAATCAAACAGACTCCCAATTATCGTTATTGGATCTTCCAGTTGAG ATATTTCTTCATATCTGTTCCTTCCTAGATGCCTCCACACTAGTAAATACTTTGGGTTTAGTGTGtaaacaattttatgaaatattaaacgaTAACTCACTATGGAAAGTGAGGAtaagtcaaatttggccaaatACTGGTTATCCAGTTTTGCCTCCTG ctGAAGATGATGAACTTTTCTGGAAATTATCATGTGTTGCATTAGAGAAGCAAGTCTCATTATGGAGAAATGAAAATTCCATGGAGAAATTGTCACTTAATAATGTGCAATATAGTACTATCGATGGCCTTCTGTTAATGCAG AATGGGAATATTTGTATATCAGGAGCAAGGGATCGGTCTTTGGCATGTTGGAGACTTCCTactaaagaaaatgaaagagaaaATAGTACTTGTATAGAATTTGCTCACAATGGATGGATTTGGGACTTAACAGCAATAGATAACATGGTTTACAGTTGCAGTTGGGATAAAACTATCAAAGCATGGACACTTACTGACACGGGTCTTGTCCACTTCAAAACATATGAGAT cATCGTCACAGGTGCTCTGTTGTGCATCACATCATGTCCAGAGATAGCACTTTTTGCTACGGGTTCATTTTGCAGAACTGTTCTAGTATTTGACTCAAGATTAGGGTACAAACCTATTGTAAAGTACAGACCACATAAAAGAGCAGTTATAAGATTAGCTATGAATTCCGACTTTATCTTGTCCGCCAGTGAGGATGGGACAGTGTCTGTTTGGGATCAAAGAGCAGGGAGAATTATGAAACACGTTACT ATTTCACAAGAATCATTTCCTATGAGCATGTGTATGCAACGAAATATGGTTTACGTAGGAGACGGTGACGCGAAATTACACGTACTAGATCCAACAAAAGATTTCGAACCAGTTAAATGTTACACCACTGAACATAAAAAGGGTATTAACGGTGTTCATCTGACACCAGGATGTTTAATAACTAGTTCAATGGATAAAACAGTCAGAATTAATAGTCCTACCGACCCTCCGCAACATCTTACCACTTTGAAGTCTAGTTACGGGGTAATAGCAAGT ACTGATTATTTGAACGAGGTTCTTGCTATTTCTGGTACAGAGGGgattgaaatttggagaccAAGGTCAAGGATTCAGTGTGCATAA